Part of the Esox lucius isolate fEsoLuc1 chromosome 25, fEsoLuc1.pri, whole genome shotgun sequence genome, GCAGGAAACACTTTCAGTCCATCCTCTCCTTCTAAGGGACTGATTCTAAATTCAGACACCAAGTAAACGCGATTAAGGatcagtaaaaataataataaaataaaaaaacaaaaacccagcCCTCCAGGATAAGAGTCAAAGAGCCTTGGTTTACCTCATGGGAACAAAACGGAAATAAAAAGCTTATTGAAGAGTATATGTCACCCGCCCACCCCAAAACCCCCGTCCCGCCCCATGTACCCCACACAGCCCCATAGCAGGAGAGTGTAAGGGTGCCTGCTGGGAAGCCAGCAGTCACAAAGAGTCTATGAGGGATCCCTCTACTGGTGGGAGGACCCTAGTATTTCATTCCTGGCACAAATTCCTTTGCCTCTGGGTTCAAGCTGCTCTTGCGCTGTAAAAGAGAACAGAGATTTTACATTAGGaattcataataaaataaaatctttgcACATTTTTCTTGATGGTGCAATAGACATGCTTTTAGTGTCTCAAGAAGCCAATTGTGACACAGACATTGTAATAAAACTCACCGCGATGTCGTCGGCGTTGCCTCCGGAGACCGATAGCCCGTTTAGCTGCTGCTGAATCTGTCCCACCCCCGGGGCGAGGTCTCTGGCAGGAATGAACCAATCCTGATCTTCCTCTTCCAGCATTTCCTGGAAACAGCGTTCCAAGAACTCCTGCTCCAGGagctcctcctccacctggtaTGACAACACAACGTGTATAAATGGGGTTTACGACAGTGTTTTTCGATCACCTTTCCTTGATTACTTGCGGTGGTGAGTCCTCAAACCTGGCCTACTTTTCCAAGTGAAAAAAGGCTCAAATGGGTACATTGATTTCAATTACTACCCTCAAGtcttgggattttttttttacaaaataataaataaaaaaaaactctttacTTTGTAGAACTGCTCAGAAAGGGATTTACCTCAGATGACTGTCTGTCCTGAATGGCCAAACATTAATGGGAtagtcattatttttttttttatatatatattataacaaTTATGTTGAGTTCATATATTAGTACTGCAGATGTGGcctgaaaaatgtgtttgtattaacCAGCCTTGATATCATGTGATATGCTAGCAAAATTATGTAGcaaaaaatgtttgtgtgataaCTTGAGAAACTGGATGGTTGGTGCAATCAAGATCTACCCAATCCCTCAACCCACACCCAGCAagtcaaattattttaatacattatcTGCTAGATATGGATTACCGCCACTGACCTGTCTGTTGTAATCCTCCTCATTCTCCATCCACATGTACTCAGCAAAGGGGTTGCCCCCCTCGCCCTCCTTGTGCCCGTTGGCCACCGTATCCTCTTTCACGGAGACATTGCTGCCGCCGGGTGTTTTTGCCATC contains:
- the paip2b gene encoding polyadenylate-binding protein-interacting protein 2B, with product MPEPAEMNSPEMAKTPGGSNVSVKEDTVANGHKEGEGGNPFAEYMWMENEEDYNRQVEEELLEQEFLERCFQEMLEEEDQDWFIPARDLAPGVGQIQQQLNGLSVSGGNADDIARKSSLNPEAKEFVPGMKY